In Shinella sp. XGS7, a single genomic region encodes these proteins:
- the hemW gene encoding radical SAM family heme chaperone HemW: MAEIIKLMRPGQLSLTALPPLSLYVHLPWCLRKCPYCDFNSHEWREGRELPAEQARQYLAALRADLEAALPLIWGRTVVSIFIGGGTPSLFAPEQIAELISDLRARLRLEADCEITLEANPGTFERERFKGFREAGVTRLSVGVQSFDDAQLKRLGRVHSSEQARAALSEAASCFETFNIDLMYALPGQGLQDLALELDTALAYTPPHLSVYHLTIEPNTMFARRPPEHLPDPDLASEMLDLITARTGAAGLERYEVSAYGRPGHRCAHNLNYWQFGDYLGIGAGAHSKLSFAHRILRQVRWREPAAYMTKAMEGQAVSNEQEVGAAELPFEFMLNALRLKDGVPLLMYLERTGLGASSIHAAVERARAKGLLQPDPARLAPTPLGFDFLSDLQSLFLAE, translated from the coding sequence ATGGCCGAGATCATCAAGCTGATGCGCCCCGGGCAGCTGAGCCTGACGGCGCTGCCCCCGCTTTCCCTCTATGTGCACCTGCCCTGGTGCCTGCGCAAATGCCCCTACTGCGACTTCAACTCGCATGAGTGGCGCGAGGGCCGCGAGCTGCCCGCCGAGCAGGCGCGCCAGTACCTGGCGGCCCTGCGCGCCGATCTGGAGGCGGCCCTGCCCCTGATCTGGGGGCGCACGGTGGTGAGCATCTTCATCGGCGGCGGCACGCCCAGCCTGTTCGCCCCGGAGCAGATTGCCGAGCTGATCTCGGACCTGCGGGCGCGCCTGCGCCTGGAGGCGGACTGCGAGATCACCCTGGAGGCCAACCCCGGCACCTTCGAGCGCGAGCGCTTCAAGGGCTTTCGCGAGGCGGGCGTCACGCGCCTGTCGGTGGGGGTGCAGAGCTTTGACGATGCCCAGCTCAAGCGCCTGGGCCGGGTGCACAGCAGCGAGCAGGCCCGCGCCGCGCTGAGCGAGGCGGCGAGCTGCTTCGAGACCTTCAATATCGACCTGATGTATGCCTTGCCGGGCCAGGGCCTGCAAGACCTGGCCCTGGAGCTGGACACGGCCCTGGCCTATACGCCGCCGCATCTCTCGGTCTACCACCTGACCATCGAGCCCAACACGATGTTCGCGCGCCGGCCGCCCGAGCATCTGCCCGACCCGGATCTGGCCAGCGAGATGCTGGATCTGATCACGGCCCGCACGGGCGCCGCCGGCCTGGAGCGCTACGAGGTCTCGGCCTATGGCCGGCCTGGCCATCGCTGCGCCCACAACCTGAACTACTGGCAGTTCGGCGACTACCTGGGCATTGGCGCGGGCGCCCACAGCAAGCTCAGCTTTGCCCACCGCATCCTGCGCCAGGTGCGCTGGCGCGAGCCGGCGGCCTATATGACCAAGGCCATGGAGGGCCAGGCCGTGTCCAACGAGCAGGAGGTGGGCGCGGCCGAGCTGCCCTTCGAGTTCATGCTCAATGCTCTGCGCCTGAAGGACGGCGTGCCCCTGCTCATGTATCTGGAGCGCACCGGCCTGGGGGCCAGCAGCATCCACGCCGCCGTGGAGCGCGCCCGCGCCAAGGGCCTGCTGCAGCCCGACCCGGCCCGCCTCGCGCCCACGCCCCTGGGCTTCGATTTCCTCAGCGACCTCCAGTCGCTCTTTCTGGCCGAGTGA
- the rdgB gene encoding RdgB/HAM1 family non-canonical purine NTP pyrophosphatase — protein MKIVLASNNAKKLGELQALFAPLGVELVTQGSLGIPEAEEPFESFVENALTKARHAACASGLPALADDSGLAVEALGGAPGVLSARYATLFGRPKSDAENNAVLLEKMADLDDRRARFVCALVAVRSAEDPEPLIAMGRWQGEILRAAQGEGGFGYDPLMFIPALGASVAQLSAAQKNALSHRALASVDLLQQMREAWHLG, from the coding sequence ATGAAGATCGTCCTGGCTTCCAACAACGCCAAGAAGCTCGGCGAGCTGCAGGCCCTGTTCGCGCCCCTGGGCGTGGAGCTGGTGACCCAGGGCTCGCTGGGCATTCCCGAGGCCGAGGAACCCTTCGAGAGCTTTGTGGAGAACGCGCTGACCAAGGCCCGCCACGCGGCGTGTGCCAGCGGCCTGCCCGCCCTGGCCGACGATTCTGGCCTGGCCGTGGAAGCCCTGGGCGGCGCGCCCGGCGTGCTCTCGGCCCGCTATGCCACGCTCTTCGGCCGGCCCAAGAGCGATGCCGAGAACAATGCGGTGCTGCTGGAGAAGATGGCTGATCTCGACGATCGCCGCGCGCGCTTTGTCTGCGCCCTGGTGGCCGTGCGTTCGGCCGAGGACCCCGAGCCCCTGATCGCCATGGGCCGCTGGCAGGGCGAGATCCTGCGCGCGGCGCAAGGGGAGGGGGGCTTTGGCTACGACCCGCTGATGTTCATCCCCGCGCTGGGCGCCAGCGTCGCCCAGCTCTCGGCCGCGCAGAAGAATGCGCTGAGCCACCGGGCCCTGGCCTCGGTCGATCTGCTCCAGCAGATGCGCGAGGCCTGGCACCTGGGCTGA
- the rph gene encoding ribonuclease PH, whose protein sequence is MRAGGRAADALRPVRLTRHYTRYAEGSVLVEFGETKVLCTASVEEKVPPHKRGSGKGWVTAEYGMLPRATGDRMKREAAAGKQGGRTQEIQRLIGRSLRAIVDLEALGERQITVDCDVIQADGGTRTASITGAYVAAHDAVSWLLAQGKITASPIKDAVAAISVGIVDGVPLLDLEYTEDSACDTDMNVVMTGAGGFVELQGTAEGVAFTRAEMNALLDLAEKGIGELLAAQKAALAAA, encoded by the coding sequence CTGCGCGCCGGCGGCCGTGCGGCCGATGCGCTGCGCCCCGTGCGCCTGACCCGCCACTACACCCGCTACGCCGAAGGCTCGGTGCTGGTGGAGTTCGGCGAGACCAAGGTGCTGTGCACCGCCTCGGTGGAAGAGAAAGTGCCGCCGCACAAGCGCGGCTCCGGCAAGGGCTGGGTGACGGCCGAATACGGCATGCTGCCGCGCGCCACCGGCGACCGCATGAAGCGTGAAGCCGCGGCCGGCAAGCAGGGCGGCCGCACGCAGGAGATCCAGCGCCTCATCGGCCGTTCGCTGCGCGCCATCGTCGACCTCGAAGCCCTGGGCGAACGCCAGATCACCGTCGATTGCGACGTCATCCAGGCCGATGGCGGCACCCGCACCGCCTCCATCACCGGCGCCTATGTGGCGGCGCACGATGCGGTGAGCTGGCTGCTGGCCCAGGGCAAGATCACGGCCTCGCCCATCAAGGACGCGGTGGCCGCCATCTCGGTGGGCATCGTGGACGGCGTGCCCCTGCTGGACCTGGAGTACACCGAAGACTCCGCCTGCGACACCGACATGAATGTGGTGATGACCGGCGCCGGCGGCTTTGTGGAGCTGCAGGGCACGGCCGAGGGCGTGGCCTTCACGCGCGCCGAGATGAACGCGCTGCTGGACCTGGCCGAGAAGGGCATCGGCGAACTGCTGGCCGCGCAGAAGGCGGCGCTGGCGGCGGCATGA
- a CDS encoding PP2C family serine/threonine-protein phosphatase, translating into MRFGVYQVSRRGGREKNEDRMGYCYTREAGLFAVADGMGGHPEGEMAAQIALQTLAAMFQRDAKPTLEDPARFLQDGVLIAHQTLLQYGAQRGLSDTPRTTVVACLLQNGKAFWAHCGDSRLYMVRGGQLIARTRDHSYSELQEALGRSQPGAERFNRNVLFTCLGSPGKPMVDVSGPLALVPGDRLLLCSDGLWGTVGEPDIVRHLGERIITDAVPELVEQALRNGGPRCDNVTALAVEWEGEDEPEETISTQHLSDEGFASTIQTAGAEGQLDEDEIERTVREIRETIVQRARKNS; encoded by the coding sequence ATGCGCTTCGGGGTCTACCAGGTCAGCCGCCGCGGCGGCCGCGAAAAGAACGAAGACCGCATGGGCTACTGCTACACCCGGGAGGCCGGGCTGTTTGCGGTGGCCGACGGCATGGGCGGGCATCCCGAGGGCGAGATGGCGGCGCAGATCGCGCTGCAGACCCTGGCCGCCATGTTCCAGCGCGATGCCAAGCCCACGCTGGAGGATCCGGCGCGCTTTCTGCAGGACGGGGTGCTGATCGCGCACCAGACCCTGCTGCAGTACGGCGCCCAGCGCGGGCTCTCGGACACGCCGCGCACCACGGTCGTGGCCTGCCTGCTGCAGAACGGCAAGGCCTTCTGGGCACACTGCGGCGACTCGCGCCTGTACATGGTGCGCGGCGGCCAGCTGATCGCGCGCACCCGCGACCACTCCTACTCCGAGCTGCAGGAGGCCCTGGGTCGCAGCCAGCCCGGTGCCGAGCGCTTCAACCGCAATGTGCTCTTCACCTGCCTGGGCAGCCCCGGCAAGCCCATGGTGGATGTGAGCGGCCCCCTGGCCCTGGTGCCGGGCGACCGCCTGCTGCTGTGCTCCGACGGGCTCTGGGGCACGGTGGGCGAACCCGACATCGTGCGCCACCTGGGCGAGCGCATCATCACCGATGCCGTGCCCGAGCTGGTGGAGCAGGCCCTGCGCAACGGCGGGCCGCGCTGCGACAATGTCACCGCCCTGGCCGTGGAATGGGAAGGCGAGGACGAGCCCGAGGAGACCATCTCCACCCAGCATCTGAGCGATGAGGGCTTCGCCTCCACCATTCAGACCGCCGGGGCCGAGGGCCAGCTGGACGAGGACGAGATCGAGCGCACCGTGCGCGAGATCCGCGAGACCATCGTGCAGCGCGCCCGCAAGAACAGCTGA
- a CDS encoding serine/threonine-protein kinase → MSKPKPAPLPAGTVVGGYQIIKKLAAGGFGVVYLAEDPEHHLVALKEYLPSSLAERSPGELTPRVKPEKQPLYRLGLRSFFEEGRSLAQISHPSVVSVLNFLRENETVYMVMNYLQGDTLQDFIVTARDLKRDKVFRESTIRSLFDEILRGLRIVHQHKMLHLDIKPANIFITNENKAVLLDFGAAREVLSKEGNFIRPMYTPGFAAPEMYRRDGSLGPWTDIYAIGACIYACMQGYPPNDAPQRLDKDRLALSLSRLRNVYSDNLLEVTEWCMSLDPLARPQSVFALQKELARETERRYTKLSFSERLKLQLENLKSGAKA, encoded by the coding sequence ATGTCAAAGCCGAAACCGGCGCCCCTGCCGGCAGGAACGGTGGTGGGGGGCTACCAGATCATCAAGAAACTGGCGGCGGGCGGATTCGGTGTGGTGTATCTCGCCGAGGACCCCGAGCACCACTTGGTGGCACTCAAGGAATACCTCCCTTCATCGCTGGCCGAGCGTTCGCCGGGCGAGTTGACGCCGCGCGTCAAGCCCGAGAAGCAGCCCCTGTACCGTCTGGGCCTGCGCAGCTTCTTCGAGGAAGGTCGCTCCCTGGCCCAGATCTCGCACCCCAGCGTCGTCTCGGTGCTGAACTTCCTGCGCGAGAACGAAACCGTCTACATGGTGATGAACTATCTGCAGGGCGACACCCTGCAGGACTTCATCGTCACGGCCCGCGATCTCAAGCGCGACAAGGTCTTCCGCGAGTCCACCATCCGCAGCCTCTTCGATGAGATCCTGCGCGGCCTGCGCATCGTGCACCAGCACAAGATGCTGCACCTGGACATCAAGCCGGCCAATATCTTCATCACCAACGAGAACAAGGCGGTGCTGCTGGACTTCGGCGCGGCGCGCGAGGTACTGAGCAAGGAAGGCAACTTCATCCGCCCCATGTACACGCCGGGCTTTGCCGCGCCCGAGATGTACCGGCGCGACGGCTCGCTGGGCCCCTGGACCGATATCTACGCCATCGGCGCCTGCATCTACGCTTGCATGCAGGGCTACCCGCCCAATGACGCGCCCCAGCGCCTGGACAAGGACCGCCTGGCCCTGTCGCTGTCGCGCCTGCGCAATGTCTACTCGGACAATCTGCTCGAGGTCACCGAGTGGTGCATGTCCCTGGACCCGCTGGCCCGGCCGCAGAGCGTGTTCGCGCTGCAAAAGGAGCTGGCCCGCGAGACCGAGCGGCGCTACACCAAGCTCAGCTTCAGCGAGCGGCTCAAGCTGCAACTGGAGAACCTGAAGTCCGGAGCCAAGGCCTGA
- a CDS encoding YicC/YloC family endoribonuclease — protein sequence MPVYSMTGYASASAQPTSPGENSPSPAASVTVELRSVNGRFLDLGFRMPEDLRGLEPALRELIGAAFKRGKIELRINTQRESESSWPQPQPEQLNRLSRLESTVQGWLPKARPLSVNEVLHWCKSGGASEKLDEATLDAARACVTGLAEAREREGAKLVAVLMERIARLRELAQQAEPLVPAVVQRQQQRFLERWQEALASTGAAQSVPQEQLQERALNEAAAYAIRIDVAEELARLRAHLDEISRLLKKGGEIGKRLDFLIQELHREANTLGSKSAALELTNVSVEMKVAIEQMREQVQNIE from the coding sequence ATGCCAGTCTACAGCATGACGGGTTATGCCAGCGCCAGCGCGCAGCCCACTTCCCCGGGGGAAAACAGCCCCTCCCCCGCCGCCAGCGTGACGGTGGAACTCCGCTCGGTCAACGGGCGTTTCCTGGACCTGGGCTTTCGCATGCCCGAGGATCTGCGCGGCCTGGAACCCGCCCTGCGCGAGCTGATCGGCGCCGCCTTCAAGCGCGGCAAGATCGAGCTGCGCATCAACACCCAGCGCGAGTCCGAAAGCAGCTGGCCCCAGCCCCAGCCCGAGCAGCTCAACCGCCTCTCGCGCCTGGAGTCCACGGTGCAGGGCTGGCTGCCGAAGGCGCGTCCCCTGAGCGTCAACGAGGTGCTGCACTGGTGCAAGAGCGGCGGCGCCAGCGAGAAGCTGGACGAGGCCACGCTGGACGCCGCGCGCGCCTGCGTCACCGGCCTGGCCGAGGCCCGCGAGCGCGAGGGCGCCAAGCTGGTGGCGGTGCTGATGGAGCGCATCGCCCGCCTGCGCGAGCTGGCCCAGCAGGCCGAACCCCTGGTGCCGGCCGTGGTGCAGCGCCAGCAGCAGCGCTTTCTGGAGCGCTGGCAGGAGGCCCTGGCCAGCACCGGCGCCGCCCAGAGCGTGCCCCAGGAACAGCTGCAGGAACGCGCGCTCAACGAAGCGGCGGCCTACGCCATCCGCATCGATGTGGCCGAGGAACTGGCCCGCCTGCGCGCCCATCTGGACGAGATCAGCCGCCTGCTCAAGAAGGGCGGCGAGATTGGCAAGCGCCTGGACTTCCTGATCCAGGAACTGCACCGCGAGGCCAACACCCTGGGCTCCAAATCCGCAGCGCTGGAGCTCACCAATGTCTCGGTGGAGATGAAGGTGGCCATCGAGCAGATGCGCGAGCAGGTGCAGAACATCGAGTAA